One window from the genome of Flavobacteriales bacterium encodes:
- a CDS encoding DEAD/DEAH box helicase: MNFSDLKLSRPLLNALEDLEYMHPTPIQEKAFPLILSGKDMIGVAQTGTGKTFAYLLPILRNLKYSEQRQPRVLIIVPTRELVMQVVEEAKSLTQYMSVRIAGVYGGTNINTQKQVVYDGVDILVATPGRLVDLALTKVLRLKNIKQFVIDEMDEMLNLGFRPQILNILDLLPERRQNILFSATTNDDIELIINDFFIEPVKIEIVKSGTPLELINQFAYDVPNYHTKVNLLNHILDTNKTITKGLVFVASKKLADRLFETLNTIYPEQIGVIHSNKAQNLRFRTLDAFEDGTYRILIATEIIARGMDIREVSHVINFDLPNNAANYIHRIGRTGRAEAKGVAISFINEVEKMYQDEIEDLMNKNIKMLDFPEEVEVSNIFTDEELPSFHQKNYLPQHKQQEGGGAFHDKKEKNTKVNLGGSYRRIIKAKYKKPKKRSGKKK; the protein is encoded by the coding sequence GTGAACTTCAGTGATTTAAAACTTTCCAGACCGCTTCTAAATGCTCTTGAAGATTTAGAATACATGCACCCTACTCCTATCCAAGAAAAAGCTTTTCCTTTAATTCTTTCAGGCAAAGATATGATAGGTGTTGCACAAACTGGTACAGGAAAAACGTTTGCATACTTACTACCGATCTTGAGGAATTTAAAATATTCTGAACAACGACAACCTCGAGTTTTAATCATTGTTCCAACTCGAGAATTAGTCATGCAAGTCGTTGAAGAAGCTAAAAGTTTAACGCAATACATGTCGGTCAGAATTGCTGGTGTTTATGGAGGGACAAATATCAACACCCAAAAACAAGTTGTTTATGATGGTGTCGATATTTTAGTTGCCACCCCTGGTCGGTTGGTAGATTTAGCACTAACAAAAGTATTACGCCTTAAAAACATCAAACAATTTGTAATTGATGAAATGGATGAGATGTTAAACCTAGGTTTTAGGCCACAAATCTTGAATATTCTAGATTTATTACCAGAACGTAGACAAAACATCTTATTTTCTGCTACAACAAACGATGATATAGAATTAATTATTAATGATTTTTTTATAGAACCTGTCAAAATAGAAATTGTAAAAAGTGGAACTCCATTGGAACTGATTAATCAGTTTGCCTACGATGTACCTAACTATCATACTAAGGTTAACTTATTGAATCATATTCTTGATACCAATAAGACAATTACTAAAGGATTGGTCTTTGTAGCAAGCAAAAAGTTAGCAGATAGATTATTTGAAACATTAAACACTATTTATCCTGAACAAATTGGTGTCATTCATTCTAATAAAGCGCAAAATTTAAGATTTAGGACTTTAGATGCTTTTGAGGATGGAACTTATCGAATACTAATTGCTACCGAAATAATTGCAAGGGGTATGGACATTAGAGAAGTATCTCATGTAATCAACTTTGATTTACCAAATAATGCAGCAAACTACATTCATAGAATTGGAAGAACGGGAAGAGCCGAAGCTAAAGGTGTTGCCATTTCCTTTATTAATGAAGTAGAAAAAATGTATCAAGATGAAATTGAAGACTTGATGAATAAGAACATCAAGATGCTTGACTTCCCTGAAGAAGTTGAAGTTTCTAACATCTTTACCGATGAAGAGCTTCCCTCTTTTCATCAAAAAAACTACCTACCTCAACATAAACAACAAGAAGGTGGAGGTGCTTTTCACGACAAGAAAGAGAAAAACACAAAAGTTAACCTAGGTGGAAGCTACAGAAGAATAATTAAAGCTAAATATAAAAAACCAAAGAAAAGAAGTGGAAAAAAGAAGTAG